In Polyodon spathula isolate WHYD16114869_AA unplaced genomic scaffold, ASM1765450v1 scaffolds_4231, whole genome shotgun sequence, the sequence CGACGTCACGCCCTAGCATGACAAACGAcgacacgccccccccccccccccctaaagcAGGGGGGTGGGTTCAAGCTAGGGTTTTAAAAGTAAGAAGTGTTGTGGTGGGGGGAGAAGTGAGCGGACATGAGAGCGTGAAGGCGTGAGAAAAATTTTCGAGTAGCCTGTCAGTCGCGTGGGACATGCTCACGACGGCAggagcgcgagagagagagagagggaggggtggcAGCCGCAGGTTTTCAAAAAGGTgagtttaaaaacattactgtctTATTAAAGTCGAGGGCGGTGTAATAATAACCCGACTGCATCGAAACAATAGTTTTATTAGATTGCAggaaagaacgaaagaaagagaaagaaagaaatggtttAGTTTCGGTTTCAGGTTCAAACGAGCGACACGAGCTCAGTTTGTTACAGTtcctagtttttttgttttgtttggttttttttttttttacaatcttatTTGATAAAATAAACGCTGTTTTCTGTATAATACGTCTCGACGTTGCCTGCTTTATTGAGTGGGATAATCTGCAGTATAAAATCCATGACCACACTCGTCTGTGAttacaaagtgaaagtaaaataaaacaacaataaataaaacgcgCGTTAGTGTCTCAGCAGCAGCCCTGGCTTTCATTTCTAAGAGGAGCAAACTGTTCTTTCTCTAACAGGGCGGGGGATCATGGCTGAAGAAACTGTTTCTCAAGAGCTGCACAGCGCCTCTGAGCTGAGGATCGTGCTGCTTGGGGGAAACTGGCCTGGGAAGAGTGAAGCAGGAAACACTATCCTGGGAAGAGAGGAGGGAAGATCGGGATTCATCTTCTCTGCTGTAACAAAGGAGTGTGAGAAGAGAACAGGAGAAGTGTCTGGGAGACGGGTCACTGTGGTCAACACTCCAGACTTGTTACACGCAGACCGGGTTGAGATTGAGAGATGCGTTTCTCTGTCTGCCCCGGGACCCCACGCTTTCCTCCTGGTGATGCGGgtgtatacaaaacaaatagtTGACTCTATTAAATTAATAGTGGAACAGGATTGTAAAGCCCTGGAAAAAGTGCTGGAGCTGTTTGGTGAGAGAGCTGTGAGGAACACGATGATCCTTTTCACCCACTGGGATTATCTGAGAGGCAGGAAGATTCAGCAGTACATTGAGGAAGCTGGAGAGAAGCTCCAGCAGCTTGTTGAGAAATGTGGGAACAGGTATCATGTTCTCAACACTGAGGACAGGAGCGATCGCACTCAGGTCACACAGCTCCTGGACAAGATAGACAACATGGTGAAGGGAAGTGGAGGCTGCTACACTGTGGAGATGTACCTAGAGGAGAAAATTAGACAAAAGGAACAGGAGCTGAATAAGAAACACAAAGACGAGCTGAGTAAGAAACAcgaggagatgaaacagaaatatgatgAGGAACAGAGGAAGAGATATGAGGAGCTGATGGAGATGTTGAGGAAGGAAATGAAGGAAGAGGAGCTGGAGAAAGAGGCAGAGGAATCCAAGCTGCCTGTCAGGAGAAGGAACAGCATCCAATTCCCTTACCCCCCATCAGTAAGTTTGTTTAAGATGTTCGTATgttgtgtgaggtgggaatggacctgtcttgctctagctaataatggctgttatatacagtgtatgctgtgtgaggagggaatggacctgtcttcctctagctaataacggctgttatatatacagtgtatgctgtgcgAGGTGGGAAtagacctgtcttcctctagctaataatgactgttatatatacagtgtatgctgtgcgaggtgggaatggacctgtctttctttcttctttgtgCAGTGTCCTGAAAAGCAAGTGGAGAGCAATCAGAGGGATCCAATCTGCCTTCAAGAGAAGAGTGGCAAGGAGATTCAACCCCCCCACAGTGAGTGAGAGTGAAATGTTCTTCTAGGATAGAATGAGTTTGTCCCCTCAAAGGTTCAAATAATACAGAACTGAATCCGTACTTTGTAAGAATTATCACCGCCGCTTATTCTGGGTGGTAAGTAAGCTTTTTTCTCACTttgattatatttatatatttttatatatatatatatatatctatattatatataataatatataatatagttattatatataattatatatattttgttgttttttcagtgtCTGGAGGTGAAGAGATGCTCGCTCCCCTTGAGATAACCAAGCGCCTCCCCGCCCCCCTGAGCTGAGATGGCTGTCTTGGAAAATGGTGCTGGGCAGAGTGCAGCAGAAACACCATCCTGGGCAAGAGAGTTCAGATCTGAATCCAGCTCTCTGCGTAGCGGAGGGTGACAAGAGAAAAGGAACCATTGGCTGTGAGAACCTGTTGCTGTGATCTACACTCGGCCAGAGCTCTCTCAAGGACAAACTCCATATTAGGAGCTGTGTCTTCTCTGTCTGCACCAGGAACCCCCAGCTTCCTCCTGTTATACCCGGTGGGGCCCCTTCACGAGGAAGAGCAGGAGAGCGTGGAGACAGTCCAGGGATATTCATGAGGATGCGGTGAGAGCTACACGAGGCCCTTTTCACACACACCGGTGACAAACTAGAAGGCAAGACCATTGAAGGATTATATCAGCAGGCATGCAGGAGCGTCCATCATCCAGCAGGTTGTTGAGAAATGTGGGAACAGGTATCATGTTCTCAACACTGAGGACTGGAGCGATCGCACTCAGGTCACACAGCCCCTGGACAAGATAGACAACATGGTGAAGGGAAGTGGAGGCTACTACACTGTGGAGATGTACCTAGAGGAGAAAATTAGACAAAAGGAACAGGAGCTGAATAAGAAACACAAAGAGGAGCTGAGCAGGAAAGAAGaagagatgaaacagaaatatgaggaacagaggaggagagaagaggagctgATGGAGAAGTTGAGAAAGCAGAAGAAAGTGTCTGGAGGAGCCCGGGGCACTATAGAGAAACGGGAAGGAGAGACTCCCTTTGCCGACAGCCAAGTGCCTTCAACAGAACAAACACATGAGAAGAATAAGGAGGAGCCGCCAGAGGAACCCAAGCTGCCTGTCAGGAGAAGACAAAGCATTGAAGACGACCCTCTCAACAGTAAGTTTGGCTTAAATCTTCTTTTCGAGTTTCAAATCTCAGTGGCTTCCCTCTTCTCATGTGGCTCTTATAACTGTTCTTGCACCCAATGCTAGTAATGAACAGCTTGTGTAAAAAGAACAGCACTTTGTCACGTTATGTAGCGTAATATTTAGTTCTTTCCTGAGAACGTGTCAAACTCTGTGTTTTACACCTACTTTTCAGTTATTATCcaactgcttttctttttcagtgtctgGAGGTGAAGGAGAGGCTCCCCTTGCAGATAACCAAGCGCCTCCCAGCCCCTGGGAAGGGAAAGAAAGGGCCAGTGAAGTGAGACTAAGGAAGAAGAGAGAAGAGCAGATTGACAGGGTGGGATATGAAAAGAGCAAACTGCTAAAGGAGAGGCCAGAAGAGCTGGAGCTACAActggagctgaggagagagagggagaaatcCAGAGTGCTGGAGCGGGAGCTGAAGAGAGCACAAGAGGGGGAGCAAGAGCTGAAGAAACAGAGGGAGAaaatgagagagctggaggaggagcaggagagagagagggagaaaaggagagagctggaggaggagcaggagagagagagggagaaaaggagagagctggaggaggagctgaggagaggcagagaggggaCAGAAAAGGGGGAGCTgcggagagaaagaggagagagtaaaagaaaaccaaaaatgacttttaaagtTGAATTCGAAGATGAGTAGGATTAGGAGCAGCGTTCCCATATATACATCACTGAAAAAGCCACAGCCCAGAGTTtacttcaatacaatacaatgcatttacatAATGATGCATCAGCTCAGTCTGCTTCAATGATTCTCTTTCCTTTCCTTGGACTTgtgaaggaaaaacaaacaatgtataatatatttcaattatgatttattttttcaatttttaaaaggaaCTCAAATGTTTACAGCAAGCCTGTATTTCctacctttaaaaacacacaggaaaggaaaaaagcttttttcccATCTGCCCAACATGGAGAACTCAAAGGCCAAGGAGGAACGCAGGAATGGTTTATGTTAATTCTTCATTTTATAGCAAAGGctttttatccaaagagacttccagACTTCCAgttaggggggtgaactctgcatcaccaacCCTTCGGCTGcttgcagagtctcttccaataggacctcgttttttCGAACGTCTCGTCCAAAGACGAGTACCCAGGAGGTGCAGCGACTCGCTCaggtcacacacacacccgcacacacacacgcccacacagcgagtcagtgataACTAGGTAGAGGCTACCCCCTTGTGGAAGAAACACGAAGGACATGTTTTCCAGCATTTGCTTAGGAGAAGagacaaaatacagcaaaaaactaaaagatcattCTTAAACATCTGATTTAAAAATTCACAAACTATGAATTTCACTGTCCTATCCCCTACACCGCAAAATACCACTGGCAGCAAATTTCTAAGAAAGACTCCAACCCAGAACACCGCCCAGATATACTGGtatgtaaaaaaaggaaattccTTCAGTGAACTGACAGACCTGTGAATAAACTATAAATCAGCAAGAGTtatacccttttaaaatgttttaagttgtAATTCTTTATAAATCCAACTGGTGATGCACTGACTGCAACACTGTTGGCAGCACAgtgttaaatacatgtttataattttactatagttttacttgaggtttttttttgtttttctaagtatTTACTTTAGGTTTTGGGCTTATGTAATTATGCAATTTTAGACAGTTGGGGTGTCTCGATGAAGAATACAGTGTAATCATTGAGTAAATTACGTCAgtagattgatttaaaatataaaaaaaaaaaacttggaggcCCATCCCTACCTATCTAAGCGGTTTTTTTCCGTATTTGATATAATTTTGATGTTTGTGATGagtaattctgtaactttcaacTTTAAAaccgaatattttttttttaatttctagttGAACCGAGGCAGGAGGCATGCAATGATTTCCATTCGAGAGTAAGGTTAACTTCAGCTGGATGTGACTCAGACTCTCGCCATATAAGCACCACCTGTAGGGTTGCAAAATAAAGTGCATAGAtgttcagagacaatcaatcacaccgatcgttgcatcaaaggtttcttgcagtggtcatcaaaatacagagcgctccggagaataacagtcacttcatcagtaactattgtattctgccggggtaaagcacatacatgggttatatagtttctacataaaatcccctgctcctatcaggatttggcacgcagtagacaattcatccatccctaccccctaaactcatataccaatagaggatagctgtggggcatgattgcctcCTCCGTTGcagttgttatgttcacttcagcctggaatttaagacctagcaagcaagcaggcattgcccttcttctaccatccatccactgcccctggacatctgacccaaccgaatggtgtactgaaacattctacccttcccccctcctttcacaaattccttactaaacattgtaaaaccacacccaaatgatcgttggttgatactgctatcctgttcggttccttcaccACCACTACCAActctaagacgtagctttacagtaaactaatgtgatccatctgcatctccatccatttgcgttgctttccatctgatgatgtagatatccttctgtctggtgttgattgctgaagtgtaatgctggctccagggatcagcttattttgcctccccagcgcatcagcacacagaacggctgcgatgctggctccggggatcaacccagtgcggtctccccagcacatcagcatgacaactgtttggactgagctaagtagggtacatctctggggtcttcaagtgggcaccttccatcctcagtgtttcgtcgactagcccacgacacctcaagagggctcgtcTCCGATTAGACAACACCAAATCATCGtagggttttaaaaacaaaatatttttttgttttatatataattaggAACCTTTGAAACTTCAACTTTGatgaaaatatacttttttacTTTGCAACTTCAGGAATCCTCCTGGTGGGTTAAAAGTACCAAGTTACTCGAGACAATTAACCTTCATTACTTCACTCGCATGCACGgggtttattttttgcattgattGTATTTGTGAATCTGCGTTGCTTTGGCTGCGAGTTCAGAAAGCCGCTCTTCAGTCGCTTCATTCTCGATGCCTGTGCTGAGTGCGCGCATTGCAGCGGTCCCGCTCCGGGGCTGTATTTGAGGGTTCACCGCTCCGCATCAAACCCACAGTAATGCCACCTGTTCAAACCCCGATACACGCCTCCCTGACGCTGCAGACGGGAGCAACTCGGGGGGAGAGAAAATGAGGGCTCtgactgctgaagaggagagAACTGGTAGGAGAAGCCCCGGGGTTACTGCTGCTTGTACCCACACCTGTAAGTCCGCGCTTTTATTGAGGGCTTGTACCGTTTACACATCTGCAGCCATTGCCCGCCAAAAATGCGTCACCAGCACACAGCGGCGCGCACCGGGAGCAGCGCGAGCTGCCGATTCAAACTGGAGGAGTTCGAATCTCAACGGCTGAAGCGGCGCTGCCTGAATATTTCAGCGCGGAGTTAAAGATTAAAACAACGACAGCAAAGACACgaataaatatagtttaaaacaatatacGCGGCTATAAATACAGGAGACGAGCCTCGCTTacacgcggggggggggggggggcgggggggggggtcctgggaAAAATGTTAACgggatataataaaaacaaaatggtcaagaTTATGAAGCGGAATCTGAGGAGAAAATAAGTTAtcaggtaattattattattattgggataCGGGTGGCTTAATATatgtttctaattatatttacaagtttaaacacgaatgaataaaacacttcgggtttgaattttgtattttgctaaattgcGTTGATTTCTTATTAAGTCGGCGGCCGctgttgtgtttaaatgtct encodes:
- the LOC121312650 gene encoding GTPase IMAP family member 4-like, whose product is MAEETVSQELHSASELRIVLLGGNWPGKSEAGNTILGREEGRSGFIFSAVTKECEKRTGEVSGRRVTVVNTPDLLHADRVEIERCVSLSAPGPHAFLLVMRVYTKQIVDSIKLIVEQDCKALEKVLELFGERAVRNTMILFTHWDYLRGRKIQQYIEEAGEKLQQLVEKCGNRYHVLNTEDRSDRTQVTQLLDKIDNMVKGSGGCYTVEMYLEEKIRQKEQELNKKHKDELSKKHEEMKQKYDEEQRKRYEELMEMLRKEMKEEELEKEAEESKLPVRRRNSIQFPYPPSCPEKQVESNQRDPICLQEKSGKEIQPPHRTPSFLLLYPVGPLHEEEQESVETVQGYS